GAGGTGGGGACAATATTGGCTGATTCTCTGCAAAAACAAATGAGCCGCTTGACAACTCACCCGCCGATCAAAGGTCCAGATGCCTTCGTAACGACGGGCTTGATCCATCCGTGGGGCATTTAAGGCATCTGAAGTCTGGAGTTTAGGGTGTTCACGACAAGCAAGGCAAGCAGCATATTGTTGGCCCACAACAATCACGTGCCATTCCTGAGTCAAGGGATCGGCTTCGTCAAAGGCAATCGTTTCATAGGGCTCGGCCCCATCCCCAAACTCTTGTTCAGGAGTCGCCAGAATATACACCTGTGGTGAGCGAGCGGCTAGGCGGGCGTAGCGATGGAGAGCTTTTCGATAGTAGCGTTCCCGTTGACAGCTAATAATCACTAAAGGGTGATCAGTCCCTGCAAGTACCTGATCTTCCATGGCCCGCGATAAAGCCGTGAGGGAAGACTTAAAATACATTTGCGGTCTAAGCTGGGGCTGTGCCTCCAGAAGCTCCTGTATCAGGGAGGTAGCAATGAGCATCAACGTTGGCTTTGATCGAAATACAGTAAATGCCGCCAAAACCAGCCTACTCGATTCTCCCAGCCTTACAGCACTCTAGAAAAAGGCAAAATATCGTTATTACATGCAAAAAGTTGATTAGTTATGAATTTGGCGTCTTTCCCTTGGCTAGAAGCTGAAATAATTCGTCATAGTTTGAGACTAATAAAGAGTTATCAGAACTGGACAGGAAAACCACTGACGGGGGATGCTCCTTCTCCTGCCGAGATCGCCCATGATTTATTTCATGCCTCTTTTGTACTGCTATCCCACGGTACAGAGACTGACCCCGTTCTTAATTACGGAAACCAGCCTGCCCTTGATCTCTGGGAAACAACCTGGCCTGAACTGACTGCTATGCCCTCTCGCTTGACCGCAGAGCCACATGAGTGGCAAAGCCGAGCTCAGCTCCTTAATCAAGCAGCCCAGCAGCATTATATTCAAAACTATCAAGGGATCCGGATCTCCACCACAGGCCGCCGATTTAGAATCAGCAATGCGGAAATATGGGATATCTGGGATGAGCAAGGGCAAAAATGTGGACAAGCAGCCAAGTTCAGCCAGTGGGAATGGCTATAAATCCCTGTATCACCGCTGGCTAGATCTCAACTGGCCCAACTAACTGGTCCAATCATCAGGTTACTCACCCAGAAGACTTTAGTTATTCTTGCTTAGTTGAGCGGGTAGAGGTCCAGGTTTAACGGCAATGGTTTGCTCCTTGCCATTGCGCGTAATGCCTAACTTCAAGGAGTTGCCCAAGGATGTGGCATCGACCTTCTGCTGAACTTGGCTAGCCTTACTAATGGATTGGCCATCAATTTCACGAATAATGTCCCCAGGACGCAAGCCCGCCGTTGCTGCTGGAGACTTAGGAATCACTTCAAAGATTAAGACACCTTTCTCGTCTTTGACTTGAAAATCCACGTCTGGACTGCTGTTAATGCGCTCTTTTAGTTCAGGGGTCAAACCAGCCATCCGAATACCCAGGAAGGGATGATCGACTTTACCTTTGGCTATCAGTTGATCGGCAATTCGCTGGGCTGTTTTGATGGGAATGGCAAATCCGAGGCCCTGAGCCCCGCCAATAATGGCGGTGTTCATGCCAATGACTTCGCCAGCCTGGTTAAGCAAGGGTCCCCCTGAATTACCCGGATTAATGGCCGCGTCCGTTTGAATAAAGCCAACCCGCTTATCTGGAACACCCACATCATTGCTGGTACGCCCCGTTGCGCTGATAATGCCGGCGGTCACGGTGTTATCTAATCCGAGGGGGTTACCAATGGCGATCGCCCATTCACCCGGCTGCAGCTCATCCGACTTGCCCATTTTTACCGCGGGCAGATCTTTGGCTTTAATTTTAATGACTGCAACATCCGTCAAGGAATCTTCTCCCATCACGGTGCCTTCAAAGCTACGGCCATCTTTGAGAACGACTGTAACTTTATCCGCCCCGTTCACCACGTGGGCATTGGTGAGGACCAAGCCATCATCACTGATGATAAATCCAGACCCTGTTCCCCGTTGAACCCGTGTGCGAGGTTGTTGACTAGGAATATCTCGACCAAAGAATTCACGGAAGAAGGGATCGTCAAAAAGCCTTGATCGACGACGGCTCACAGTGCGAGCAGAGTCAATCCGGACTACAGCTGGTCCCACCTTTTCC
The genomic region above belongs to Acaryochloris sp. CCMEE 5410 and contains:
- a CDS encoding MEKHLA domain-containing protein, whose amino-acid sequence is MNLASFPWLEAEIIRHSLRLIKSYQNWTGKPLTGDAPSPAEIAHDLFHASFVLLSHGTETDPVLNYGNQPALDLWETTWPELTAMPSRLTAEPHEWQSRAQLLNQAAQQHYIQNYQGIRISTTGRRFRISNAEIWDIWDEQGQKCGQAAKFSQWEWL
- a CDS encoding HhoA/HhoB/HtrA family serine endopeptidase, translating into MPAKFSVQRSATYLSLLLVGSLGTLLGTQVIPSNSLLPQPSVAQLPKPLPGQTDTNFIARAVEKVGPAVVRIDSARTVSRRRSRLFDDPFFREFFGRDIPSQQPRTRVQRGTGSGFIISDDGLVLTNAHVVNGADKVTVVLKDGRSFEGTVMGEDSLTDVAVIKIKAKDLPAVKMGKSDELQPGEWAIAIGNPLGLDNTVTAGIISATGRTSNDVGVPDKRVGFIQTDAAINPGNSGGPLLNQAGEVIGMNTAIIGGAQGLGFAIPIKTAQRIADQLIAKGKVDHPFLGIRMAGLTPELKERINSSPDVDFQVKDEKGVLIFEVIPKSPAATAGLRPGDIIREIDGQSISKASQVQQKVDATSLGNSLKLGITRNGKEQTIAVKPGPLPAQLSKNN